The Sphingomonas donggukensis genomic interval AACCCCGACAGCGCGGAGTGGTTCGCCGACTATGCCCGCGTGATGTTCCAGGCGCTGGACGGGCGCGTGAAGAAATGGGTGACGTTGAACGAGCCGTGGGTGGTGACCGACGGCGGCTATCTCCACGGCGCGTTGGCGCCCGGCCACCGCAACATGTTCGAGGCACCGATCGCCAGCCACAACCTGATGCGCGCGCACGGGCGGGCGGTGCAGGTGTACCGAGAGGTGGGCGCCCACCAGATCGGCCTGGTCGTCAACATCGAGCCCAAATATCCCGCCACCGACAGCGCAGCCGACGCCGCCGCGACTGCGCGGGCGGACGCGTACATGAATCGCCAGTATCTCGACCCCGCGATGCTCGGTACCTACCCCGACGAACTGCGCGAGATCTTCGGGGAGGCGTGGCCGGAATGGCCGACCGACGACATGGCGCTGATCCGCCAGCGACTCGATTTCGTCGGCATCAATTACTACACCCGCAACGTCGTCACCGCCGACGCCAGCTGGCCGCTGAATGCCGGCCCGGTGCGCCAAGACGCGACCTACACCGAAACCGGCTGGGAAGTGTATCCGCAGGGGCTGACCGATCTGCTCGTCTGGTTCAAGGATCGCTACGGCGACCTGCCGCTCTACATCACCGAAAACGGCGCCGCCTTCTACGACCCGCCCCAGGCGGAGGACGGCGCGGTC includes:
- a CDS encoding GH1 family beta-glucosidase, with amino-acid sequence MTRVSFPADFLWGAATAAYQIEGSPLADGAGPSIWQRFSHDPRLMAAKGDTGDVACDHYNRMESDVALMKALGLKAYRFSVAWGRVLPQGTGRVNAAGLAFYERLVDTLIAHDIEPLCTLFHWDMPAALDDRGGWLNPDSAEWFADYARVMFQALDGRVKKWVTLNEPWVVTDGGYLHGALAPGHRNMFEAPIASHNLMRAHGRAVQVYREVGAHQIGLVVNIEPKYPATDSAADAAATARADAYMNRQYLDPAMLGTYPDELREIFGEAWPEWPTDDMALIRQRLDFVGINYYTRNVVTADASWPLNAGPVRQDATYTETGWEVYPQGLTDLLVWFKDRYGDLPLYITENGAAFYDPPQAEDGAVHDPLRVSYLKKHFAAVSDAIAQGVDVRGYMLWSLFDNLEWSLGYSKRFGMVHVNFATQERTPKDSAKLYSQVIATNGAVLND